In Arthrobacter sp. SLBN-112, a genomic segment contains:
- a CDS encoding DinB family protein, protein MAILPRSMDDVISEPLRAQFEFFLDEHRAALNDCLESLTEEQARRRLVPSRTTLLGLVKHATFVEKVWFDEAVTGRPRSEIGIPATPDESFILDDADTVASVRSAHREACAASRAAAARLGLDDVVTGNRRGPLPLRWVYLHMLRELAQHCGHADILREQVLAVPSRL, encoded by the coding sequence ATGGCCATCCTCCCCCGTTCCATGGACGACGTGATTTCCGAGCCGCTGCGTGCCCAGTTCGAGTTCTTCCTGGACGAACACCGGGCAGCCCTCAACGACTGCCTTGAAAGCCTGACCGAAGAGCAGGCCAGACGCCGGCTGGTGCCTTCCCGCACCACGCTGCTGGGGCTGGTGAAGCACGCCACCTTCGTGGAGAAGGTCTGGTTCGACGAAGCCGTCACGGGCCGCCCGCGCAGTGAGATCGGCATTCCGGCCACCCCGGACGAATCGTTCATCCTTGACGATGCCGACACGGTCGCCTCCGTCCGGTCAGCCCACCGCGAGGCGTGCGCCGCCTCCCGGGCCGCCGCAGCCCGGCTGGGCCTGGACGATGTGGTCACCGGCAACCGGCGCGGCCCGCTTCCACTGCGTTGGGTCTACCTGCACATGCTGCGTGAACTGGCCCAGCACTGCGGCCACGCGGACATCCTGCGCGAGCAGGTCCTGGCGGTTCCGTCACGGCTTTAA